The Lycium ferocissimum isolate CSIRO_LF1 chromosome 10, AGI_CSIRO_Lferr_CH_V1, whole genome shotgun sequence genome window below encodes:
- the LOC132032391 gene encoding uncharacterized protein LOC132032391 isoform X2: MEKQPEIERTGIEEIDNGEYWPLSGKPYVDMILSKSSVKPLYNLYIPKKMTDELPSDGAPVVLTCGRKKWDMFYGGKSNHKFSGEWRKFVDDNNLKEGDGLVFELSECSASKIHFRVQILRGDFPSELVPKDVAGANHDNPIEIG; this comes from the exons ATGGA GAAACAACCTGAGATTGAAAGGACTGGAATCGAAGAAATCGACAATGGGGAATACTGGCCACTCTCGGGGAAACCCTATGTTGATATGATTCTCTCAAAGAGCAGTGTCAAGCCCCTCTACAATTTG tatatacccaaaaaaaTGACAGACGAGCTTCCTTCTGATGGAGCACCTGTAGTCCTAACTTGTGGTCGAAAGAAGTGGGATATGTTTTACGGTGGAAAATCTAACCACAAATTTAGCGGTGAGTGGAGAAAATTTGTGGATGATAATAATTTGAAGGAAGGGGATGGACTTGTGTTTGAACTTTCAGAGTGCAGCGCCAGCAAAATCCATTTCAGGGTTCAGATTCTCAGAGGTGATTTCCCATCTGAATTGGTGCCTAAAGATGTGGCGGGTGCAAACCATGACAACCCAATAGAAATTGGTTGA
- the LOC132032390 gene encoding protein NUCLEAR FUSION DEFECTIVE 4-like, which yields MEQSSKWMILIASTWIQAFTGTNFDFSSYSSELKSVLGISQVQLNYLSMASDFGKAFGWCSGVSLMYFPLWFVLVIAAFMGLVGYGLQWMVIQRIIILPYFLVFLLCVLAGCSICWFNTVCYVLCIKNFTANRPFALSLSISFNGASAALYNLIANSINSKDDTLYLLLNALVPLVTSVAALPILRQPHSQTLRADSVHREYLNFRCLTILAVLTGLYLLILNSVSYSAQTARILLAGALFLLVLPVIAPGVICTEEWSQLFHPNNYMSLEDNDPDDFGMHKEMMWKEASNMSFWTENSHGSKEKESWTSSFLLRDRLLLLGEEHSANLLMRRLDFWLYYLAYFCGGTLVLVYSNNLGQISESLGYRSEISFLVALYSACSFFGRLLSATPDFLRDKMYYARTAWLAFALIPTPLAFFLLVLSGSKAALSAATALLGLSSGFVFSAAVSITSELFGPNSAGVNHNILITNIPLGSLLYGLLAALVYEANLGKPNQVLVLDGSKVCMGRNCYIQTFMWWGCISLFGVASSFLLFLRTKAAYDSHERNQNWTRLI from the exons ATGGAGCAATCAAGTAAATGGATGATATTGATAGCAAGCACATGGATTCAAGCATTTACAGGGACAAATTTTGACTTCTCCTCCTATTCTTCTGAATTGAAATCTGTTCTTGGAATTTCACAGGTTCAGCTGAATTATCTGTCTATGGCATCAGATTTTGGGAAAGCATTTGGTTGGTGTTCAGGTGTCTCTCTTATGTATTTCCCATTATGGTTTGTTCTTGTCATTGCTGCTTTCATGGGACTTGTTGGTTATGGTCTTCAATGGATGGTCATTCAGAGAATCATCATTTTGCCTTATTTCTTG GTATTTCTGTTATGTGTGCTGGCTGGCTGCAGTATCTGCTGGTTTAATACAGTATGTTATGTGTTGTGCATCAAAAATTTCACAGCAAATAGGCCATTTGCATTGTCCCTCAGCATAAGTTTCAATGGTGCAAGTGCAGCCCTGTACAACCTCATTGCCAATTCAATTAACTCCAAAGATGACACTCTATACCTTCTTCTTAATGCCCTAGTCCCCCTTGTCACATCAGTTGCAGCTTTGCCTATCCTCCGGCAGCCTCATTCTCAAACCCTTCGTGCTGATTCTGTTCACAGAGAATATCTCAATTTCCGTTGCCTAACCATACTAGCAGTTCTTACCGGCCTTTATCTCTTAATCCTGAATTCGGTCTCATATAGTGCACAGACTGCTCGTATCCTCTTGGCTGGCGCACTGTTCTTGCTGGTCCTACCGGTGATTGCACCAGGGGTTATCTGCACAGAAGAGTGGTCTCAACTGTTCCATCCTAATAATTATATGTCACTCGAAGACAATGATCCTGATGATTTTGGAATGCACAAAGAAATGATGTGGAAAGAGGCTTCGAATATGAGTTTTTGGACTGAAAATTCTCATGGTTCAAAGGAGAAGGAAAGTTGGACTAGCAGTTTTCTGTTGAGAGATCGTTTGCTGCTGCTTGGAGAAGAACATTCAGCAAATCTGCTCATGCGTAGGTTGGATTTCTGGCTATATTACCTAGCATATTTCTGTGGGGGGACACTCGTACTCGTTTACAGCAACAATCTAGGTCAAATTTCAGAGTCACTTGGATATAGATCGGAGATCAGCTTTCTTGTTGCACTCTATTCTGCATGTTCCTTCTTCGGGCGCCTGCTTTCAGCCACCCCAGATTTCCTACGCGA CAAGATGTACTACGCAAGGACCGCATGGCTTGCATTTGCGCTGATTCCAACACCACTGGCTTTCTTCCTGCTTGTTTTATCAGGAAGCAAAGCTGCATTGAGTGCTGCCACGGCGTTACTTGGGCTGAGCTCTGGTTTTGTATTTTCAGCAGCAGTGTCGATAACCTCTGAGCTGTTTGGCCCCAACAGTGCAGGAGTCAATCACAACATTCTCATCACCAACATCCCTCTGGGATCACTACTCTATGGACTTCTTGCAGCTCTCGTCTATGAAGCAAACCTAGGAAAACCAAACCAAGTTCTTGTATTAGATGGATCAAAGGTTTGCATGGGTAGGAACTGTTACATTCAGACATTTATGTGGTGGGGATGCATCTCTTTATTCGGAGTAGCATCGAGTTTCCTGCTTTTCTTAAGAACTAAAGCTGCCTATGACAGTCATGAAAGGAACCAAAATTGGACGAGACTAATCTGA